Within the Corynebacterium sp. sy039 genome, the region GAATGAGTAGGCCAATGGGTATTTCTTGATAGCTAGCCCCAAATTGATCCACTTGGTCTTTGGTACTGGCCTCTTGTTGTGCCTTATCCTGTATTGCCTGGGCGATAATGGGATTAACACGACCAGTGTCGCTTATATTCTTTGCTGCTAGATTTTTATCAGCGGATTTCTTTGCTTTAGCAGCCTTTTTGTTTTTTGATTTACCGGTGCCATTAGTAGCTTTTTCCGCTTTGGGTTCAGTCTCTGTGGCCTGAGGATCTTTGTTCGTGGATTGTGGACCAAAGACAACGTCGGCAGCGCTGCTACCAATGCGGGTGTCAGGGCGTGGACTCGAAGTGATCAATGCGGCAAGACCCCGACCTAAACCGCCTTTGCGAGTTTCTTGATTCACTAATTACTCCTTAGTTTCTGCTGAGTCTTGTGCCTCTGGCTGCGGTGCCACACCAATAGCACCTGAATCTTCGTTTGGTACATAGTCACCACGACGAGCAAGTTCACGCGCTGCATCTAAATATGCCATTGCCCCACGAGAACCTGGATCATAGGCCAACACGGTTTGCCCATAACCAGGTGCTTCTGAGACTTTGATGGAACGCGGAATTTTTGTCCGCAATACCACATCACCAAAATGCTCCCGCACTTCTTGGGTGACTTGTTCCGCTAGCTTGGTGCGTCCATCGTACATGGTAAGCAAAATGGTGGAGATATGCAGTTCTGGGTTGAGATGTTGGCGAATCATTGCAATGTTATTGAGCAACTGCCCAACACCTTCTAGCGCATAATACTCACATTGAATAGGAATAAGTACCTCATTAACTGCGGTCATAGCGTTAATTGTGAGCAATCCCAGCGAAGGCGGACAGTCGATGAAAATATAATCGAAGTCTGCCTCTTGGATAAATGGTGAATCGAGAGCATCACGTAATCGATACTCACGACGCACCATAGACACTAACTCAATTTCTGCACCAGCAAGATCAATAGTGGCGGGAATGCAATAAAGGTTTTCGCTTGCTGTCGATTGTGCCATTGCTTGCTCGGCGGTACATTGCCCAATAATCAGCTCATAGCTTGAGGGGG harbors:
- a CDS encoding ParA family protein, translated to MDELNWDDTPIAAAARRAAQVLTPNSLSLPRPTTPRRLTVANQKGGVGKTTSSVNLAAGLAINGLKVLVIDLDPQGNASTALGVEHRAGTPSSYELIIGQCTAEQAMAQSTASENLYCIPATIDLAGAEIELVSMVRREYRLRDALDSPFIQEADFDYIFIDCPPSLGLLTINAMTAVNEVLIPIQCEYYALEGVGQLLNNIAMIRQHLNPELHISTILLTMYDGRTKLAEQVTQEVREHFGDVVLRTKIPRSIKVSEAPGYGQTVLAYDPGSRGAMAYLDAARELARRGDYVPNEDSGAIGVAPQPEAQDSAETKE